GACATGGAAATGATCTTAAATCATCACTGGGTATAAACCCTGGAACTCCTTACCTAGCAGTGCTTGGGAAATATATTCATAAAAAGGACTGCAACTTACCACATCTCAAGAACAGGTAACAAAACCAGATCTTACTAACATTGCCCCAATCCcgaaaatgaataaatgaaaaTGGACAACATTAGAAGAAGACACTCTCATTTCCATTACACAAACCAACTCTTCAAAATTTTTCTGAATTTGTCCGTTATGATCTGTCCTTTGTCAGTCCATATTAATTACAATTTGACCAGACAAAATTTGAGTCAATTCTAGCACCATAATAAATCAATATTATACAGAATATTCTGGGTTATCCAGTTTCTCTGTCCTTTCTTCAATAATTATACACATCAATTTTAATGCCAATTTAGTGGAAATTATCTCAGAAACTGCACTAGATTTCTAACATTTTGCATGGTTAAACAAAAAGCCTCCAACcctttttaaaagttaaattgtAAGCAAAGATTGCTGGTGGAGAATCCTACAAGGACTAGGTTAATCTTGGGATAAATAAGAGGATGGCAATATTAAAAGGAACTTCAGCATTTACTTTTAGCAGTTTACAAGCAATTGCTAATTTCCTTCCTACTCAcattttccaatggaataaatgGAAACTCACTCCTTTACTTTATGCTTGCAAATATCAAGCCTAGAAGAACAATTTTGTGGCTGTTCTCagttaaaaattatattaaatgttGCTTTCTTGAAACTGGTAATGAAAACCATAATTTGAAAACTCTCCATAAATAATTAAgcgagtagatgatcagccatgaatgTGATGAATACTGCAGGAGGCATGAGTCAAATGGCCTACTCTTACCCTCTTTCTGTTTACTTCAACTATTTCTAAAGATTTTCAATTTCAGGTGCTGGGACAGTTCCTCAGGACAGGTTTTCAAATCATCTAAAACATCTTGAATTTAATAAAGATCATGTTTCACAAAGTGTAAAACTGCTTTCCAAATCAACAGCACTAATTAGGAGAATCACTCAGAATAATCATGAGCGTGGCTCTTGCTGATCATTGCAAGAATTTGCCTAAATCTgcgaacacatggcacctttatagtgctggagggacaagcccaggtcattagcaggaGCCTATGCCTCAGTGCCAGGAAGGTTAATCGAATTCCaatagcccaaggccaagtacaggcaagcCGGAGAATCCAGTCGAGGTCATTTATATGGGTCCAACgacaagatgtgcactaatgggtggggcggaaccatgccttgattggcagctggtgtgttctCTGACTagatagggggcagtgctgtcacatgacagccacaacccttcccaaaacaccctccaccattagactcctaaacaacaaactcaatcagggactcatttaaggagtcttacttgtgcacttttattgattgctttttttccctcctctctATATagcacatttgtttatttgtttacatgtgtacattgtgtatgtcttttttgcattaccaatagtggtaattctgcctggcccgcaggaaaaagaatctcagggttttatgtaatgtcatgtaggtactctgacaataaatctgaataattTTAATGGATAGCTAAATAGGCATGGAGAaccaattcccccccccctccccccttctattTCTTTTATTTCATTCAGGAAATAGTGACCATCATGGATATGACTCCCATGACAAACAACTTTGCTCTAGTTTAATTACAGAATGTTGATAATTAGCTTTACCCCATCAACATTTTCATTGCTCGTCTTACATTATTCCATTACAACAAAACTTCTTCAATTGAGAACATTAATAAGAAGGCAACAAGCAAAATGTTCTGATGAGATCTGGGACCTCACCAGTACCAATGACATTCTTGTCACTCCAGCTGTCTCTAAGCTGCCCTGATCCTGGTTGTTGTGCTGGTAATCAGAGTCCAAGCACAAGACTGTGCTGTGGACCAGGCTGGGAGTAATAGAACAGTCCAGTTCCCAGACATCCCTCAAACTGTATGGTAGCAGGTCCTTGCAGCATATAAGCCCGTACCATCCAAATATACCAATTGACATACACACCCTGTAatgtttttggagagtgggaggaaacctaaacggacatggggagaacatacaagctccttacagagagcaacaGATTCAAACTaaggttgctggcactgcaatagtgttGTGACAGCCTTTCTGGCTGTCCCAGTTGTGGAAGGTCTACGCCATTGATTTAGGTTCCCACTACATCTTAGTTTCCTTGCAACAAGATTCAATTTCTTTCTTTGTCTCAAGCTGAACCAGATTTGGAATTGAGCAAACCCTTTGAATAAATATGGATTCCATATACTCCATAAAGCACCCTTTATATCCCACCACAAATCATCTGCTGTCAAACCCTCACCTTTGCATCTATTTAAGTTTTACTAGATTATGTCCCATTAAAGTGCCTTGAGAGGCGATTGGTTAAAGATGCTATTGAATTACACATTTCTGTCCTCAGGTTATGAACGTCCGAATTATGAACAACTCGTACTTACAAATGGACATGCACATTGTGCGCATTCTACCCCCAATTGGTGCACATGCATAATGTTAACTTATGaacgctaaataagaaccataaaTACCTGTTCCACCTTACTTACAAATTTGGCTTAATGGAACTcgttcataacctggggactgcctgtaacaTATTTGCAAAATATTCTTATTTTCATAATTAAGCTATACAATCAGGAAAGTATAgactggtatccagaattcaagcaactggcagcctcaagcacccagcaaaaaaaagaggaaaataatttttaaaaattaaaataaataagaataaagtaatacgttaaaaaaaatgcaagtttaaaagtgtaaaagtaaatgttctctaaagcaacacctttggtgaagatgggtgcAAACATTCACCCACCAGAGTGGCTTGGTTGTGTTTTGTTCATAgcatgtttgaataaagttgtgtgaaacagcaaaatGGCATTGGCAAAGATGAAGTGCTGGTTGATAGttgctcgccattggggtgactctcaaaGTCTCTCCTTATCCTAACTTAGCAAGAGTCGCCCCGGTTAGAGGCTTTATCTCTAAACTTGGGGGAGtgaattatctataatattattgttcatctttcaggcggttctatggaggggaggaacctgccaATGCAGCAAcggtaaaatattttcaaagaatgtaactgaaaataaagtaaaatgcttcaaggtttatatattcatgcaagtgaagtttaacTACAgcttagtatttttgtcttttaaactgtttatttttaaaacaggtGTATTAGATATTGTAAGagtgtctcaagcaaccggaaaatacacttatccggcatctatcaatgCCCCTAGGTGGCAGATATTAGCGGGTATACTGTatttctttatttcctttgttttgcAATATCAAAGGCCCCCATGGAGTAAAATCATAGAACATAGCACAGCAACAGGCATTACGACCCATAATTGTGGTGAACAACATGATGCCAAACTAAATGAAATTCCTGCTGCTTGTATAGAATacttatccctctattccctgcatattatTATGTTTATTCAAAAGCATCTTAAATGCTGTGATCATGTCTACTTCACCAGGGAGCTACCAatgtgtttaaaaacaaaaatctgcTAATTTCTTTAAGCTTCCACCCCCAACTCACCTTAAATGAACGTTCTGCagtatttgacttttttttttgatCTTGGGTAAAGGATTTGTAATGTCTACCCTATCTGTGCCTGTCATAATTTTATGAACATCTATCAGgtcttccctcagcctctgatgctccacagaAAACAACTTTGCCTGACCTCTTGagtagagggtggtgaatctgtggaattggttgCCAAGACAGCTGtgtaggccaagtcattgggtgtatttaaccagaggttgataggttcatcattagtaagggtgtcaaagattatgagaagacaggagaatggggttgaaaagaaaAACACCTCAGCCATTTGAATGGCGAGACAGACTTGATCTACTGAATTGCTTAATTCTGCTCTAGGGTCTTATGGTTTTATAGTTCACACCCTCTAATTCAGGCAGCTTCCTGATAAATTTCTTCTTTAGCCCTTTCCAAAACCTTATCATCCTTCCTGCAATACGAAGCATTGCACATTGTACTCTGAATGCAGCTTAACCAAAGTCTGTGATGATTTAAAGTCTTTTTATCCTGCTTGTTGTAGTTAGGTCTAGTTTTGCATTACTCCAAATAAATGTTTATGGACTTCAGTTTGTGTTTAGCAATTCAAAGTCTACTCCAGTTCACTATGAATTATTCAATTCTTATTTGAATCAGATGTTTAATCTTATGTAACGGAAACAAATGGAAAATTCATGGCTATATGCAGAAATTAAAATCTACATCATGAGCTCAATACAAGCAGAACATTTGTATATTAAAAATGACAACGAACAAGTTTGTCAACTTGATGATTGTGTCCTGCAAGAAGAAACTGTTTAAATCTCAGTATTTTTACGTTATCGGATTTCCTTTTCAAAGTACCAAAGTACTTGTATCACCCACACACAATCATATGCTTTAAACAAATCCTTTCTCTGTACAGGTTTTGATTTACTATACTGTCAGGCACATGAATTGTGGCATTTAATTAAAAAAGGTTTTCTGTTCCTGAACTCACATTTCTACGTATTAAACAAAACCAACTACTACATCAAACGAGGTCACTGAATTTCCAGTTACCAATCATAGACTGAAAATGTGTGATGGCTGGATGGGTAATTTGACTTTAACAACATATTCGTCTGACCTGGTAGTGAGACATCAATGAAAGTAGTTGTTAACATTTGCCGTAAATTGTCGAGATGTTTGTGTAGATTTGCATTTTGGTTCTGTTCTTCAGTGAGCTCCTCCTCTAGTTTCTCTTTCGCACTTCTCATGTTATCAATGTGCTTTTGCAAGACTGCATTTTGCTCTTCATATTCGATATTAGTCTTTCGTAACTTCCTCAACTCTGCTTCTCGAGCTgtaaaatattgtttaaaaaaatacagcatTTTTCATTTGCTTTTCAAGGTATGCTTTCCTTAACATTGAAGAGTCTCAAAAATAAAAGCATAGagagaaaagtacattttcccaAATACCTCCCTTCTGTTTGCAAGTGTGAGaagaacaatttaatttttttttttaagaacaaagATATTTTATCAGGGAGTTCTGATGAAATGTCATTGAGCAAAATTAGCACTTCCAATATCTTGTATTTTCATTTGACATTATGATCACAACTGGCTAGTCATTTGCTGAGATGTATAGGAAAAAAAATGTCCAGGATTACGATGTGTGAGAACTTGATTATTAATTCTGCATAATAGAAATGAATTGAAAATGCATGGCTACATCCAAAATTGAGAAATTCCCAATCATCATCTTAAGAtagattttttaataaaaagaaacattATTTATTCTGTGGCTCAGAGGCTTATTTTCCACATTCGCCCACCTCCGCTCTTAGTTGACAGTCTCTTTCACACTTTCCTGACCAGCTCAATGCAATCTTCAAGTGACTTTTCATCTCACTTCTCTGTACAGTTTGAAATGGACAGTTATTGACATGTTTGGTTCTCTTACTGGGGTAGATAGTGTCTGGATTGTAATGCCAGGTGGCCCTGGTTCATCAAACCTTATTTGTGACAGTAGGATTTTAAGCCAGGCTTTTAGCTGGGAATGTTTATATCTTCTTGAAACCAACAGATCTTTTGTTTATTTTGAATGtccacaatttttttcccccttttaaaTTATTCTCCAATGGTCCTTTTCCTGTTCTTCTGCAATTACTTTGACATGATTTCACCCACTTGCATGTCTTCCTGCTTCATTTATTATCACTGTCGTCACTTTGAACAGCTTTAATATAAATGATCAGTTGCGGGGCATTCAATCCATTAATTTTCCATCCCCATGATACCGATCACCTACTTTATCTGATTATTTTTCAACTCAGCAAAAAGGTTGCTTCAATTTCAGACAATAGATAATAAGCATATCTTGATGGTGTTATATTTATTAggtttattttttgtttatacctttGTTAATTATACAATACCAAAGTTCGTCGTTTTGATCAGCATATTAAGTAGCCTTTGTTCATTTGCCATAAGCACTGTGTGATTTAAGATAAAGGCGCATCAGTAGCTTCTTTGTTTTACATctgcttaatttttttaaacattccatATTTCATGCAAATAATTTTCATTAGCTAATATTTCCAGTACAATGGTAATTCTTAATTACCAACAACTCTCCCGTAGCATCTAACCCATCAGTTTCATAATAATATCTCAATGAATCTTCATGGAAcatgtcataaatgcattttaaTTGTTAGAATTATATTTGCAAACAGCTCAAACAAATGAAATTTCAACAATTTATAGCACCCTCTAAGTCATTTAAAATATTGTTCAACGGCACAATAACCATTTGATGCATCAAGACCACTAGGCACATCATGCTCTTTTGGAATTCCTCATAATTAAGGACATCTTACAGATACACATCGTACTTCTTTATGTGATTTGCGAGGATACTATTTCGATAAATAAAGAGCTGTATCCATACATCTTACAGAAATCTTGCATCATGTTTTCACAGACTTGCATTTGTCCACAGCTTCCCTATTGCCTTAAGATTCAAACCAAGACATTGAAATTCTTTCATTGCCTTAATATATTCAGGATCACAAATCTTCTCTGTCCTATATCTATGCCTTATTTCCACCTCTGTTCCTCTTAAATTAAGCTCCTACTGTGATTCCAAAATTCACAGACACTTCAGCCATTGAAATCCAGTTCTATATCCTAATTCCATCACTCAACTTCCAAATCTCCAGCTTCCATTCAGTGTTTAAAACCATCCTTAAAGTgcaccttttttttttccaccctaTTCCCTTTGCTCGGTACCTATTATGCTAAAATGTTATTACATTTTTACGGAACATCGATATAAATTCAACATTGGGTGTTTTGGATCAAATATTTAACCATAAAATTATTGTTAATTCCCTACCTTTGTTATGGTCAAGAAATTCTTCAGTAAATATTGGAATATTGAACAGAGACATTTTCCCGTGCTGATCGTTGTTCTTCTAAGAAAATAAAATAGTAGACAGAGTAAAGGACgagtgtcttttaaaaaaaaagcctataAAATGTACTGAATTTTCTTGATTTGTTCAGCtaagaaaaactaaacaaaagccTAAATCACTTTATGTTTTTTGTTTCATATACTTCTGGTGCAATAACATCTGGTAAAAGGAGGCTTCAACTGCAGTACAGTTGTTTTCGCTTACTTCATGATCACTGATGGTCTCTATATTCACACCCTTTATGAAACATTACAATTTTATCTATTAACAAAGACACCTAGATATGCCTGTTTGGACCATTCCTCTCTGGCTCTGTGATATAGAGCCACTAGGCTTTCATGCACGCATGGTCAATTGTTATGCATTCCATAGAAACAACTGCTGTGCACACAGCTAACATAATTAAGAAAGCTGAAGACTGATTTTAATGCAAACAAAATATTCAACTATAATGAAGAGGTTTTAGATAAAGCTGAACTTTTTTGAAAATAATCCCACTGTGCCATTTATTTTAATACTGAGTAGCATTTCAGATGCTCTTACCTCAGTATGCATGCCATTTGACAACGAGTGAGTGGTTTCTaaaaagaaagcagagaataattAATTGAgaaaaacagagttgtggaaaagCACTAATCAGTAAAATTTCCACCTGCGTCTTACTGTACCTTAGTTTTATTTTCTTTGCAATCTGACGTGCAATGAAAAGATACAAATCGATAAACATCTAATTTTAGTTTTCCACTAATAATCCAATTCTTAAACTAAGTAAATATTTTGTAGCGAGCACACTGTATTAATTATGTGAAATAACAGGCCTACCTTTCCTTAGCTTCTTTTCCTGGGTTGCAATTTTGCTCATTTTGTACGCTTCAGTTCGCTGATATTCCTGCAGTTCTTTTAAGTATTGTTGCTTTGCCCGTTCAGCTTCATCAAGATAGCACTTAAAAAGGAATAATTCACATCCTTAAACATAAATGATGGAAGGGGAATCATAAGTAATTCATTCGTTTGAAGGGCACATGATTACGCAGACCAACATTCAAGAAAGATGAATCATCTCAAAATAATGGCTCAGATTTTGCAGTCGGCAGCAAGCTCTGCTCGCTCACTGCTAAACCCAATAAAAAATTGCAATTACCTTGAGCATTCCTTCCAGCGCATACATAGAAAAACACTGGAAGATTCTTCTTCAGTGAGGTCTTGTGCATTGTAGTATTATTCAGATTTAAAAGGGGCATCACATGGGATAAACAAAACTAGCCCCTTCAGAAAAAAGAATATTGACAGTGGTCAAACTTAACTATAACTGCGAAACTTGAATCTTCTAAACACCCCAAAATGTTcctaaatatttcagaaacaatacaTTTGGTAATatttaaaagtttgaaaacatggtttaaattgAGCATGGCCATGGTAGGTGAGTTTAAAGGAAGTGCAGGAACTGGGTTGAAAGGAGCAGAGTGAGATCCAGAGGCAATCCTGGATGTGCCCAATGCCAgcagagtgagtacataacagggCTATAAATCCAAATTCCTGGATTAACAATCCAGAGAATTGAAATCAGCAGCTGTGAAATTTAAACGCAGataattttgaaaaaatattAAGTAATCTTAGTGACGATCAGTACAAAATCTAAGTTGTCAGTTCAAAAATATCCATCCAGAGAGAAATCTGCCACCCTGTATAGTCTGACTGACATACAATTCCACACCATGAAAAGGCACAGTAAACTGTTTTGTTCGCTGCTGTGTTCAAATCAGCAGGTGTATAGGAACACCACCAGCTGTGGATTCCTCaccactcaatttttttttaaatggatcctTTGCTGCTGGATTACTAGCCCTGTATTTCACTGAATATTGGAAAGCCCCACTCAATGGCACTGTTGGAGCACCTTCACAAGGAGTGCAGTTGTTCAAGAAATCTGCTCACCCCATCTTCTCAAAGACAAATAAGAATGGGCATTACATGCAGGTCTTGCAAACAACAccatgatttccccccccccatcaaaaaaagaattaaataaaaaggGAAGAAATGGTACCAACAATTGACTAAATGAAGTAGTGATCTGGGTGTATTCGGGCAgctcaggctcatgggccagaagggactgttaccatgctctacctctcattttttttttttaaattaaggttAGATTAGGGGaaaatatcaatttttaaaaataagtctgGCATGACAATTATATTTATCTGCTGCACCATCTTCATTAACTCACTTGGTTAGTTGAACAAAATAACTTGTTGGGATTAATAGAGACACAATGCCTGACAGGCTTTCCGATATTTATTGTAATAAACAGATTATGGAAGACACCAAACCTGTTTGTCTTCAGGAGGGAGTTTGCTCCATTCACTACCCAACATCTTGGTGATTTCTGGAAAAGGTAAATCTGGTTGCTGTGCCCGTAACTGTTCACGGCGTTCATTCAAAAATCGCATATACCCTGTCAGTGGAGCTTTTGGTCCATTGGGTAAACTCTTTTTGCGCTTTTTTCCCTTCGGCCAGCCTCGTTTCTTGGTCACATGCTGTTGatacaaatataaaaaaacagCTGAACAGCCAGCATAAAATTTGAAATCAAATACTTACAGAACTGGGATATGACTCAAACTTTCAATAAAATCATACCTATTAACAGCacattttcaaatatttcaacaaaAGCATGGTAATAATAACAAGGCTGACAGGCCttcattatatatttttacccACATTGATAATATTAATCATACAAAGGCTGGCAATTTGCCTAGTACTACTGTCCCAGTAGCTGTTCAAGCTCCATTCTCAGAACATCTCAAAAGAGTGAGTGAAAACACTGTGCCAAACTTTTAAATCCCTGTCACAGCCTAAAATAATTTACAATTTCTGTACTCCACTTGCTTAACATTCACAACAgagaaaaaatgtccaaaaacttCCCAGCATTAAATTAAgggaaaggatttttaaaatattccattGAATTCATAATAGTGCCATTTAAAGCCATCAAGACTCTCTGAAATATAAACTCcacgtaaaaaaaaaactgatagaACGATGAGTTCTCTCTGCATCATTTCAAAACAAGCAACACAAGTTTTTAACTTTACAATACGGTGGAAAATAAATCCTGGCTGTTTAAATGAACCAGTGTATCATATACACATGGTAATACATTATGGCTCAAGTCTCTCATTAAACCCTGGGACCTTAGCCATCATGCTTGTTCACTTAAGATTTAAAACTAAACAATCACATGACTCAGTTGATAAATCAAGGGATGGACAGGGAGAATTGTCTCCATTAGGGTCTCTTCCTGCATCAAAGAGAATGCAGAGGTAAATTCACATAATTTGAGGAGGATTAATATAAATGAATTCCCTTGCCTACGTTAATTTGTATCCCTATACGCCCGATCATTCAAGTACCATTCAAAAAGCTTCATATTGTCTATCAATgtttctggcagcttattccagatTTTAATTATTCGTTGAGTATAAAAATTACCCTTTGTATCTCCTTTAAACCATCTCATTCGCACCTTAACCAATGGTCCCTAGTTTTCGTCACCCCGTCCATGAGAAACAGATCTAGTTTCTCCATTCTTCAAAGTCttctttgtgaatcttttctccaCCCACTCTAGCTTAAACATGTCCTTCCTGTAGTAGTgttcagaactgcacataatgctCCAAAGGCCACCTCACTAATATTGTGTACACCTGCAATGTGATATCCCAACCCTTGTATTCAATGTCTCAGCCAATGAAGACATTCATACAATATGCATACCCGCATTCCCATTTTTCAGGGAAATTATGTATACCAATGTCTCTCTGCTCAATAATGCTCCACATGGCCCTTCCATTCACTCTACATGTCCTGCCCTGGCTTAACTTCCCAAAATTCATTATTTctcacttgtccaagttaaattttaTCTGCCATTCATTTGTTCAACCTATCCTTCCCCCAAAACCCAACCTGTATCTGTTATTGTTCTCTTCCCTCACCCATCAATGCACCTACCCACATGGGTTTCTTTCTACTTGGTCTAAGCACccacttctcctcctcccccacccaataCCTCTCTCCTCCACATTACCTACCTTACCCTTTCTCAATTCACCCTCTCACTTTATTGCACTGGCTATCTTTCCCCTATAATCACAATCTTGATGCAGGGGCTCAACGTGAAACActgaacatttcatttgcctccaCAGAAGCTGTCTAACCCACTGAGTTCATAGAATAATGGAATATAGCTGCAGGATTTCCACACCATCGAGAAAATGTATATGGAacgttgccatcggagagcagcagcaatccatACCACCCAGGATATGTcccgttcttgctgctgccatctggaaaagagatacaagcaccacaagactcgtactaccaggttctggaacagttcTTACCCCTCCACCATGAGACTAAACAACATTCAGAGACTCAATTAAGaactctttctttccacattattattgaatatttttgttctacatagaacactacagcacagtacaggcccttcagccctcgatgttgtgctaacccatatatttctttaaaaaaaagtacagtaCAACACCGatcatccaaaatcagattctccaaaatcctcagttatctgaaaaatatttaaaatttcggataaacgaggatatccaaaatcctaatttatccaaaattttttcggagccgaactgaccaggGACTTTGGGTTCCCAGTGGCGGTAGCAGCAGCCCTGACAGCGGGAACCTCAAGCTCTCGGGTAAGAGCGGGACCATCAGGCTCCCAGCATGAGCAGGGCCTcattggggagatgtcagagatcgGTGGTAGCcaccattttttttggtgagaattaaacattatttttaatgcttgaaaagcctttcctcattgtttgttgttgtttaaacactgctaCAAGTGATTTGCTACTGCTActggtctgttttttttttaaatgaccagttcccccaaaaaaaacatttatccgaaaTGGGCTTGGTTCTGACCATTTTGgaaaatcg
The Narcine bancroftii isolate sNarBan1 chromosome 1, sNarBan1.hap1, whole genome shotgun sequence genome window above contains:
- the LOC138757083 gene encoding SWI/SNF-related matrix-associated actin-dependent regulator of chromatin subfamily E member 1-related-like isoform X1: MDCAPDSGCSGAPRSPHGVKQDGSQTSKGHNMYNGSQKNEKHIEKKNEHVTKKRGWPKGKKRKKSLPNGPKAPLTGYMRFLNERREQLRAQQPDLPFPEITKMLGSEWSKLPPEDKQCYLDEAERAKQQYLKELQEYQRTEAYKMSKIATQEKKLRKETTHSLSNGMHTEKNNDQHGKMSLFNIPIFTEEFLDHNKAREAELRKLRKTNIEYEEQNAVLQKHIDNMRSAKEKLEEELTEEQNQNANLHKHLDNLRQMLTTTFIDVSLPGSGESVTLDTVDSYMTKLHSIIDNNPQQNEKLVKRVQEMVSCLDRRKYSKRPKIWTAQGLGWSGFLDSQSLLLKFKFKENKEEMNR
- the LOC138757083 gene encoding SWI/SNF-related matrix-associated actin-dependent regulator of chromatin subfamily E member 1-related-like isoform X3, with amino-acid sequence MDCAPDSGCSGAPRSPHGVKQDGSQTSKGHNMYNGSQKNEKHIEKKNEHVTKKRGWPKGKKRKKSLPNGPKAPLTGYMRFLNERREQLRAQQPDLPFPEITKMLGSEWSKLPPEDKQCYLDEAERAKQQYLKELQEYQRTEAYKMSKIATQEKKLRKETTHSLSNGMHTEKNNDQHGKMSLFNIPIFTEEFLDHNKAREAELRKLRKTNIEYEEQNAVLQKHIDNMRSAKEKLEEELTEEQNQNANLHKHLDNLRQMLTTTFIDVSLPGSGESVTLDTVDSYMTKLHSIIDNNPQQNEKLVKRVQEMVSCLDRSDGP
- the LOC138757083 gene encoding SWI/SNF-related matrix-associated actin-dependent regulator of chromatin subfamily E member 1-related-like isoform X2 — protein: MDCAPDSGCSGAPRSPHGVKQDGSQTSKGHNMYNGSQKNEKHIEKKNEHVTKKRGWPKGKKRKKSLPNGPKAPLTGYMRFLNERREQLRAQQPDLPFPEITKMLGSEWSKLPPEDKQCYLDEAERAKQQYLKELQEYQRTEAYKMSKIATQEKKLRKETTHSLSNGMHTEKNNDQHGKMSLFNIPIFTEEFLDHNKAREAELRKLRKTNIEYEEQNAVLQKHIDNMRSAKEKLEEELTEEQNQNANLHKHLDNLRQMLTTTFIDVSLPGSGESVTLDTVDSYMTKLHSIIDNNPQQNEKLVKRVQEMVSCLDRRHLICFHLFFQHQHIEVY